GATAATTATTTTCAAAACCAAGTGttccatcgttgagctcaaagtcCGCCCTAATTCCCGGAATCTTTCCCTGTTTCAATCGACCGATCTCCAGCATTTCGACCCCTTTTCCTGTGGCCTCGTCAGCGCACGCGGGCGACCGCGGAACGCGGCCGACCGGCTCCGCGATCGATGCCGTGATCTCGGCGCgaatctccctctctccctctctttctctctcttcatttctctttttccgttttctttttccttttctcttttcttttcttcctttctctcctctcttcctccccgcGCGCTCGGCCGGCCCCGACGCCTCCTGCTCCACCCGACCACGCCCCTCACCCGAGCACGCCCCCCTCCTGGGCAGCGCCCCGGCCGTACCAGCTCGGCGCCGCCTCTGCCGCACGCGCCCACGCTGCAGGGCAGTcccgcgccccggccgcctGCCCCGCTCCTGCGCAAGCCGCTCGTCGCCACCTCGCCTGCCCAggccgcgcgcaccgcccccgGCCCGCCTGTGCACGCACACGCAAGCACGAAcgcggcgctcggcacggcGCGCCGCGACGTCGCTCCTGCTCCACGCACCAGCCCGGCCCGACACCCCCCTCGCCTCCCCGAGCAGGCTGCTCACTGCCCGCCTGCCCCGCACGCAGCACGCGCACACGCGCCCACGGCGCGCCGGGCCGCGCCACCCctccccgctcccggccgctCTGCTCCGCACGCTTGCCCGCCTCCCGCACGCGCGCTCGCtccgctcggccgccgccgcaccggcccACGCGAACGCGCGCGTCTGCCCAACCGGCCGCCTGCTGCCCCCTGTTcccgcacgcgcgcgcacgccACGACGCTGGCCGACCGTCGTTGACGCcgcacagcgccggcgacctcggcacagcgccgcctgcgacgGTCGCCGCCTGGCCGAAGCGTCGTGTCACCTCGCCGTGCGCGCCTGCCCACCGTTGACGCCCGCACAGAGCCTCGCCGCCCCCACACCATTAACGCCGCTCAGAGCTGCCTCGCCGGCCGTCGCCCCGCTCTCAccccctccaccgccttggccgcctataaaagggcccGCGGAGCATCCCCGAGCACCACATCCACCACcaagagccaccgccgccgccctagctcCTCCTTTGctcccctagcgccgccgccgccgcctgccttgTAGCCCCTCCGCCGCTAGCCGCCGTGGCCAGGCCGCCACACGCCACCACCGCTcgaggtgaggccggggatcAATCCCCCGCAGCTCCCTCTTCCTTTCCCCCTCAATCCCGGCCGCCGTCGTGACCCAGGGAGCCcgaatcgggccgccgccgacgcgccaccacccctcccctgttctgcgtcagggggaggaagaggacaggcagttttgccttgagccccctcccctttcctctatTCAGTAAAGAACCCCCACCCTTTTAACCAAAGAACCCTTCCTGTTTTCCTATTTTGCAATCAAACCCCCCTTCCATGTAAACacatttataaataaacccctgaccctTTTTAAAATAACCCAATtagtttctaaaatacaaaccaagtcCTGCCTTCTCAAGTATAATTACGAACAGGaccctggacccctgtttaggccctaaacactcCTTtggcctatcatttcatgcaccaaatgAACTCTGAttaacccgaaactttaccacgcctctttTAACTTAGTTCCAGCCGTGACATTcagaaaccacccaaaaatatcaaTCCGtactccatattttatgtgcttccgattcgagctcaacgatagatctttattttctgtgtattgattgtgtgcttgtttgtgtgcgctgtagaccacggagtgaacgaaggagagcccgccaACGAgtagtactgtgagcaggagaacgaggacccgttccgcgacctcgagcccgaaggacaggacctccccgaaggctacgaagacggcaagttcaatcccatcctttggtGCATGTTTCTGTcttagtttttataaacacaacccaatggcctgttttataaaattgcataagttttgcttgcatggaaacacggttggatagccaccccttgatttgtgatgaccattccttgaccacctagattaatgtctgattttgccgTTAATcaatattagaatgcttaggactttactcataatacgatttggttttataaaagaaaatgcgtgagtatgtgggaagggataaaagtggtgtttttgaaaagtgagtttagacgggatggatggcatttctgcgtgatttgccatttggtgtgctcgtgcctgtgtggcagggcaaggaagggagatatccatcttgtcacaactaaggaccgagttggtgtgtcatctcacctaactccactttcgtgcaaaccactcgaccgttgaatgggcaagggcttagcataaatcccactagttaatttgacagccatcaggagggctgagagcaacgggtgaccaaggagcagggatatgctcagtgtgacttataccccggttataccccagagttaggtcgatgaccccttggtgaatcccgtgatggctagtcaggcttagctaaggtgggtaatggctatgttgggatctacaccgacacgacggtgttcgagttgtggtatcctacttgtgggtaaagttgcacacctctgcagagttaaaaactattcgaatagccgtgcccacggtattgggcgagttacggtgtggtcacataactagtgtttcattggaatgggctggtgtgagttgttttggaattgtgtccggcagttgtaccgtgtgctacgacggacggggagtccggtagcagtttaaaacttgaactccgtgttactacaaaaactgatttttctaaaaaggttttctgttaaatgaacccctgcataaagtaTCGTTTTTCTGTAAATTAAACCATAATCTTATACTTggtttacctatgcatattattctgatataaccccctccgtgggtgtggttggacttgctgagtacgtttgtactcaccccactcttactttttacagaagaagacccagacttcgtgccagacgacgctgagtagggttatcgttctacacccaaccttgcctgtggaatcggccctgttcgagatgccttcgctgtcgcaatactctgagcccgtgctagaccccatgtggtttgcggtctggtgttatgtcgtagcttggttacttattattattatctgtatcgagtgtcctccaaggtttgtacggttatgaaccatctgatgtaataaatgtggcatcagcctcctgggactgatgtttgtatcacatttaagttccctcttatgaggggacgcttcacatgGCTGATGCGATCCGCAGACAGAGACTGCTCGATTTTCCGGTCGATTTGTTTCTTGGTCTGCGAGGTGGCGTGAGTCTCAAGTAGAGCACGAAGGCCGGCGGCTGGCTACATCCGGCCGTGAGCACCTGGAGGAGGTGAAGCGGCGGAGGAGTCGAGGACTCTGATTGGAAGGCAGCAGCCGGCCATGAGCACCTGGAGGAGGTAAAGCGGggagtagcagcagcaggcacCATCGAAGGCATTAGATTAAGGATAATTATTAATACTAATCAAGGCATGGTATCTTATACAGTAGAATATATTCAACACTTAAAAGAATCATATGATAAACGATCATATTTAGGTGAACCAAAATACCAGTGCAAATATTGTGGAGCTATATTACCAATGAATGTAACTAAACTGAGAGCCGGCATATAGCAAACAAATTATATACACAAACTGTTGTAAAAATGGAAAAATAAAGATACCACCATATAAAGACCATCACGGTTAATTAATGATAAAAATGGCACAAAATCGAAGCATTTCTTATAAAGAATAAGGCAATACAATAGTCTCTTTGCCTTCACATCAATGAGAGCAAATATAATAAAAGACATTAACAAAGGAGAAGAATCATATGTATTTCATATTAATGGCCAAATACATCACCTTATAGGATCATTAATTCCAGAACAAGATCAAGCACCACAATACGCTGAactatatatttttgataaaaaatgaaattgaaaataGAATAAAAGCTTTAGACAGCCTAGAACATTTGTACACACCGTATCACAACGTACATGATGAAATGGTAGATTCTAAGATACCCATCTTTTGAGGAGAAAAGTTAGATTCACTGGTGTTGACAATTTCTCATTTCCCACAATGTTATACCTCGCTTCACCAGAGGAACAAGAAAAAATGAGAGGCTAGACACTAGTGGTGTTGATAATTTCTCATTTCTCACAATGTTCTACCTCGCTTCACCAGAGGAACACAAAAAAAAGGGAGGACGCCGCGAGCATTTCTAGTTACCACGAATCCACGATGTCCAACATAACATCTTAACTCGATCGACAAGTCACAGCCCACAGCTTATGGTGGATGTCAATaagaactgaatcaattggaaATCACTGTCTTGGTACAACGCTGGCAAGTGGCAACACATGCGGAGAAAGAAAATTGCAGAAGCATCGACGTGTTTCACATGGAGGTCTCAAGGCCTATGATGAGCTAAACTCCTCTTCAGATCACAGCAGCTGGCAAAGGCAGCATGCTGTGCCCAGTGCCCTGGCTACACTAGGGTCCTTGACACTGCCAAGGACCAACGAATAACTACACCAAGGATCAAACTGCTACATGCTGCTGGTGCTGAGAACCTGCGGTGTCATCTTCGGATGAAACATCATGCTTCGATGACAACTTCTGCTTCCGGCCGTTCCTCCTCCGGCTGGTGTTTGGGCCTCGCATCTTCTGAGCTTGCTTTGTGTCGCTCATCTGCAGAAGACATGATGAAATGATAAGGTTGCCATCAAATGCCAAAGATTTCATGTGAATCAGTCCAGCTGAGTTTCACAGCAGTCATATGTCATCCGTACCCCACACCTAGTCTAAGCTGAGCAACAgccaaagaaaaagggcaaatacAGAACTTTGGAGAATGGATTCGGCCTTATCAGAAAAGTACCTTACTGGTTGGCTATTTCTAGAAGCGTGAACAGAATTCTAACAGCAAAAGCACAAGGACAAGTCAGCAAAGGCACAGGACAACGTATCAATCCCATTGTCCAAGAAAGTGATGTGTGTAAAGCAGAAAATGATATGTGTGATCCATATATCCATTCAGATAACAAAGGTAATAAAACTCGTAGGGAGTCGAAACCTTGCTACCACCCAAAAGGACATACAATATGAGATATCACATCATGAGGATATGAAAAATCCAATTGCAAGCAGCTATGGGAAAGTGGCACAGTGGACTGTTCTACTATATGGACCGCCACAACAACAATAGTCTACCTGTCATTGAAATGCCTTATCCAGAAACTGTCATATCTTCTAAGCAAGTCCTCATGCCAAGATAGATCTAGTGGCGGAGCTTTTCATAGCCCCTTCGTGGGGCCCAATCAATGTGAAAAGTTTCAGCAAGGTCCTTCACAGTTTATATGATCATTACGAGTTATGACTACTAAATGCCGTGAAGGGCTTAGGTCCAAACATGAACAGGGTCCACTAAGTGACCCAGAAACTAGGACCTACAACCAATGAATAAAAGCATAGACCAAAATGTTGTTGAATAAAAAGAATTTTATCTAAAGAATGAGCAACCATGCTGAAATTTTGTTTCTTCCATAGACCTTAAAATTCAAATTCTGTGGGAAAAATTGTTTGTCCATGACATATGAAGTAATAACTGCAAAATCAACATCTAGGACTGCAGACAGAAGACATGTGAATATATATGATGCTCATACTATCAAGCAACATCAGGAGTCCAAGCACTGTAGCTAGCGATAGCATAGCCACCCAATTCTTTTCATGGCATCTAGAGACTTGATGTTTTGCAAGCGAATCTGTAGGCATCTGGATTTATGCTGAGAAAGACACAAAGCACCACAATCATTTTCCACCAAGAAAGCATAAAACTAAATGTCAAAGCAGTTGGACAAGCCATCGTTTATAAATGATCTCCTATATCAGATTCAATTATGCCTTAGATGAATGGTCCACTGCATGACCATCTTCAGAAGTAAATAGTATATCTGCCTATACAGTAACTATTATTCCTGCCATATTGCATAATTAGCAAGCAGAGTAGAGTAAATTGATAAGCCAATTGATAATGACAGGTGCACTTACCCCAAAACAAAAGCCAGCCTGGCTCTGACTCACACCAGCATCAAGTGGTCTTGGAGGTTTCCCCGAGTCCATTGCTGATGAACCCCGCTTATTGAAGCCATTACATGATGGCACCTCTACCTCCGTTACTACAGtaggcggaggaggagatggtgaTGATGAAGGCGAGGTTGAGGATGTTCTACTTTGGGCTTGCCCATGCACCTGATGGCCCTTGGCAGGCCCATTGCAGAATCCTGAATCAAGATCGGACTGGAACATGTCCACGAACAGCTGTTGCAGCTCCTCAAAGCTTTCCTGCCTCTGCAAATCCAACAGTCCACGCTTATTATATTGCCATTCACTCTCACACAAGTTTTTTTTATAATCAGGTACAGGAAAAATATGTCGATTTCCAGCTAGGTTCCGAAAAAAATCACCTAAAAATTCAGCTTTTAGTATCCACTAAAAACCATGCAGGACACGGAGCTTTGATAACAATTCCTTCTTTTTTAAGCCTGTGGACATGAAACATACAAATCCCAGCGAGAACTATATAAAGATATTGAAGTTTGTATATGTTGTTTAGTGTAAACCAAAGCAGAGCCTTGGGAACACATTGGCAACACATCCTAACATATTTAGGACACAAAAGATCATGTCCATGGTTAAAAAGTTCAGCATCTTATTTCCTTGCGGCTTCATGAAAAGAACTTTTCATATACCCACATAAAACCAGTATTACATCCCAGAATAAGCATAAAGAATTTTTGACAAAGATTAACAACCAGGATACACATAAGATAGAGATTGTAATACAAACAAGGTGATACATGGTACATGTTAAACAGACAAGACCAGATGCCAGTTGTTATATTTGTTTAGAGTAGCATTTCAGGGAAAAAAAAATTGCTGAGAAAACATTTGTTTGCAGCCCCACCTAGGATTATGTGAAGAAGGAACTGGTAAAACTGAGGATGTTTGTCTTTGTAAGCATAGGTCTAATCACTAATTACACATCTGTAATGAGATGATATTAGCATGTGACAAACATGTGCTAGCTGGAATTCTAAAGCTTGATCCATACAACAATAAAATGCAAGTATTGACTTTTGCCTTCAATCGCTATCCATAGGAATACAAATAAGCATCACGAACTAGGATCATTGTGCTATCGGCTCTTACCGTCGGACGCGCCTGGCTCATCATCTGGGCCATCTCACCAATGAAGTCCCCCATTCCCTGCAGCTGCAACAGCAGCAAAAAACATCACCCTACTGTTATAAGTTATAACCAGAATTATGTGAGAAAGAGAAAGTAGATATGCTTACACTGTCCTCGTCGGCCTCATTGTCATATACACCCACGTCGTAGAGGAACCGCTTGTTAGCGTCGGAGAGGACTGCACAAGAGTAATGGTACGGGAGCCCGGGGGCTCCATGCAATAAGTTTACCAACAGGCTATATTGGTCTGTTTGCTGCTGTTCAATTTATTAGTTGTTGGTTAGTCATTTTAACAGGTGATGTGGGGGTGGTTTGCCAATATGGAACAGAGCAGGGGGCTGGTGCTAAGAGAAGGAAGATTGAGACCGGAATAGGCGCTCTGGATCTCTTGGAACTTCTCCTTGGCTTCCTGCAGGTGCTTCAcgctgctggaggaggagcatttgtctgggtgccatctctgcAAAGCAATTGGACATAATTTTTAGAAATCTTTTTCATTGAACATATACTAGAATTGGAACAGAATATCGGCATGCATTTGATTCAGATGTGCCTGATTAGTATGAAATACTGCTGCATGGTAAAAAGATTGGCACAAATTGAAGTGGTAAATAAAAATTACCATTGCTAGATCGTAATGCCTTTGTATAATTATCTACGAAACGCAAATACTACCGGGACAGGGCATCGAATTATCGGCACAGGTACATAGGCAGTAAGATGGGATAATCAAATATAAACTCTGGCGCCAATCTATCTTAATGCAAACTCGAAATTACCGGAAAAGAACGTTTCCTTTCTCGACAGGTTACAGCGACACCAACAGGGCAACATGCAAGTATGCAACTAGATAACCAAATCAAGAACGACATGCAACAGGCAGCAGCAACCGATGGCAGAAAGGAGCTATGAAACCAGATGAATCCAACTGCTCACCATGGCGAGCTTCCGGTAGGCGACCTTCAGCTCGGTGTCGGAGCACTCCTTCTTGAGCCCAAGGACCGCGTAGAGGTCGCTGCCggcctccccggccgccgccgcggcgtcgcggcACTTCTCTGCCCCGGCATCCATGCCGTTGTCGCCGGAGAAGTCAAATTCCTCCGGCACGCACTCACGGGTACAGCGACGCGATGCCCTGTCGGCGAGGACCCGCGGAAagaggcgccggcggtgggggagggagagaaggggaagGAAGCAAGCGGATGGCGCCTGTTCTTCTTCGTtcttccccctctccctctgtCTCCACGCACCCCCAGGAAGCCTCCAGAAACACTGCCATGATGCCCACTTGCCAGTTAAATATTTCTCCgcgtaggatttttttttttttttgcgaggacgTTACGAGCCAACTGGACATTCCAGATGGTACTGTGCAGAACAGGACGTGCCATTCCAAaattcctttcaaaaaaatcGCCTGTTTGGATTCCTCTAAATTTTGGAATCAGTGAGAAGCTAAACTTACTCAGATTCTTGAATTCCATAATCTATACCGTTTGGATTAGAAAATTTATGGGAAAATCTGGAACGTTTGGATCCCTAGCTGGATTTTGGaatctaaggccctgtttagttctcaaaaaaaatttatacaatactcatcacatcgaatattcggaCATATGCATAGACCATtgaatgcagttgaaaaaaataattaattatacagtctaactgattagcacgagataaaatcttttaagtctaattagtccatgattggacattatttatcaaataataacaaaatatgctacagtatcaaaatcaacaacttttcaccaactaaacggGCCCTAAGATTCTGTGATCTAGAGTGATCCAAATGGAACCTTAAACATATTTCTACATACAAAGTATGACTTGCGATTTAAATCATACACCCTCCATTTTATTTACGTATTGTATTAGGTttgttttaagttaaagttaaccaaatttaactaaatttatagaaaatacaACAATAACTACAATATTCAACGTATATATTTTGGattcaataaaataaatttgatattgcaaatattattgtttttcttctaaatttgatcaaagttcaaatttgacttagaacaaacaTAATATGACattgtaaataaaaacagagagGGTATATTGGATAGTCAAGTTAATCATAAATTAGATATTAAGATGTATATACCGGCAAGACTACCAATATTTTTACAGATGTCTCCTATTGATTCCCTCTATTCGCCGCACAAAATTTTGAACGTCGAGTTTCTACAAACTTGGCATGGAATGGAAGCGACTTTAGCTTTATATAGTGGTTAGATTATACTCCTGTTGTCGCTTAGTCTTTTAGATATTTTTTTGCGAAGGGAAGATATATTAAATTGAGGAACAGTACAACCCCCATTTTACATAAAGGAccctgaagaaaaagaaaattacaaa
This window of the Panicum virgatum strain AP13 chromosome 1K, P.virgatum_v5, whole genome shotgun sequence genome carries:
- the LOC120644160 gene encoding chaperone protein DnaJ-like isoform X1, coding for MDAGAEKCRDAAAAAGEAGSDLYAVLGLKKECSDTELKVAYRKLAMRWHPDKCSSSSSVKHLQEAKEKFQEIQSAYSVLSDANKRFLYDVGVYDNEADEDSLQGMGDFIGEMAQMMSQARPTRQESFEELQQLFVDMFQSDLDSGFCNGPAKGHQVHGQAQSRTSSTSPSSSPSPPPPTVVTEVEVPSCNGFNKRGSSAMDSGKPPRPLDAGVSQSQAGFCFGMSDTKQAQKMRGPNTSRRRNGRKQKLSSKHDVSSEDDTAGSQHQQHVAV
- the LOC120644160 gene encoding chaperone protein dnaJ 6-like isoform X2 produces the protein MDAGAEKCRDAAAAAGEAGSDLYAVLGLKKECSDTELKVAYRKLAMRWHPDKCSSSSSVKHLQEAKEKFQEIQSAYSVLSDANKRFLYDVGVYDNEADEDSLQGMGDFIGEMAQMMSQARPTRQESFEELQQLFVDMFQSDLDSGFCNGPAKGHQVHGQAQSRTSSTSPSSSPSPPPPTVVTEVEVPSCNGFNKRGSSAMDSGKPPRPLDAGVSQSQAGFCFGHKSRCLQIRLQNIKSLDAMKRIGWLCYR